A single region of the Thermoleophilum album genome encodes:
- a CDS encoding GNAT family N-acetyltransferase: protein MSALRSMASLGWRLRSRWEVGGVAAVAEAAAARVGISSLVLFDRPLASDDRHGGPAPSEVGSEHALCDGDVVFAPLGHDDSSAYAELRPFQGANKLARRLAAGSIGIGAWRGGELVGAAWWHPGEAWIPELGIRIPLPPGWVYAYDAYTRRDQRGRGIARGRALASFALLARAGYRHGLCYVLAHNRSSLRVVTSVGWRVLARARAATLGERTVVLWTAPKQPPRLERYRRVGGRWPRPRSEDRDRGSGSEVLARLAGVRSAARA from the coding sequence GTGAGCGCGCTCCGCTCGATGGCGTCGCTGGGCTGGCGCCTGCGATCGCGCTGGGAGGTCGGCGGTGTGGCGGCGGTGGCCGAAGCAGCTGCCGCACGGGTGGGTATTAGCTCGCTTGTGCTCTTCGACCGCCCGCTGGCGAGCGACGATCGCCACGGCGGTCCGGCGCCCAGCGAGGTTGGGAGCGAGCACGCCTTGTGCGACGGCGATGTCGTTTTCGCCCCGCTCGGCCACGACGACAGCTCCGCCTACGCCGAGCTGCGACCGTTCCAAGGCGCGAACAAGCTCGCCCGCCGGCTCGCGGCGGGCTCGATCGGCATCGGCGCCTGGCGCGGCGGCGAGCTCGTCGGCGCCGCATGGTGGCATCCCGGAGAGGCGTGGATTCCCGAGCTCGGGATCCGGATCCCGCTGCCGCCGGGATGGGTTTACGCCTACGACGCCTACACCCGCCGCGACCAGCGCGGGCGCGGTATCGCCCGCGGCCGCGCCCTGGCTTCTTTCGCGCTCCTCGCCCGCGCCGGCTACCGCCACGGACTCTGTTACGTGCTGGCCCACAACCGTTCCAGCTTGCGCGTCGTCACCAGCGTCGGTTGGCGTGTGCTCGCGCGCGCCCGAGCCGCGACCCTGGGCGAGCGCACGGTCGTGCTCTGGACAGCGCCCAAGCAGCCGCCGCGGCTAGAGCGGTATCGCCGCGTCGGTGGCCGCTGGCCGCGGCCGCGATCCGAAGATCGCGACCGCGGCAGTGGCAGCGAAGTGCTGGCACGGCTCGCTGGCGTGCGCAGCGCCGCTCGCGCCTAG
- a CDS encoding thiolase family protein, protein MRNGPGREVVIVEAARTPIGRGHPEKGYYKDVHPNALLGACYKAVIERAGIEPSLVEDVICGCVQQYGEQSFNIGRNAWLQAGLPIETPATTVDRQCGSAQQAVNFAAAQIAAGVHDVVIGAGVEHMGHIPMGIGFKWADDVGTPWPQELLERYALVPQGISAEMIAAKWEIPRSELDEIGLRSHMLAHQATEEGRFEREIVPFQVNGTTYVTDQGIRPDTSLEKLAELKPAFPQAAPYVGGEENLKVTAGNSSQISDGAAAVLLMSREKADELGLKPRARIVDQTTVGVDPVIMLTGPIPATKRILERNGMTINDIDLIEINEAFASVVAAWRRELEPDMDRVNVNGGAIALGHPLGSTGARLITTLLHELERRDAEIGFVTMCCGGGLGTATLIQRV, encoded by the coding sequence ATGAGGAACGGTCCCGGACGCGAGGTCGTGATCGTCGAGGCCGCGCGCACACCGATCGGTCGCGGCCACCCCGAAAAGGGCTACTACAAGGACGTTCATCCGAACGCGCTGCTCGGCGCCTGTTACAAGGCCGTGATCGAACGGGCGGGGATCGAACCCTCGCTCGTGGAGGACGTGATCTGCGGCTGCGTGCAGCAGTACGGCGAGCAGTCCTTCAACATCGGGCGCAACGCCTGGCTGCAAGCGGGGCTGCCGATCGAAACGCCGGCCACCACCGTCGACCGACAGTGCGGGTCGGCGCAGCAGGCGGTGAACTTCGCGGCGGCCCAGATCGCCGCCGGCGTGCACGACGTGGTCATCGGTGCCGGCGTCGAGCACATGGGCCACATCCCGATGGGCATCGGCTTCAAGTGGGCCGACGACGTCGGTACCCCGTGGCCGCAGGAGCTGCTCGAACGCTACGCGCTCGTGCCCCAGGGGATCTCCGCCGAGATGATCGCCGCGAAGTGGGAGATCCCGCGTTCCGAGCTCGACGAGATCGGTCTGCGCTCCCACATGCTCGCCCACCAGGCGACCGAAGAGGGTCGCTTCGAGCGCGAGATCGTGCCCTTCCAAGTCAACGGCACGACCTACGTAACCGACCAGGGGATCCGTCCCGACACCAGCCTCGAGAAGCTCGCCGAGCTGAAGCCCGCTTTCCCGCAGGCGGCGCCGTACGTGGGCGGCGAAGAGAACCTCAAGGTGACCGCCGGCAACTCGTCGCAGATCTCCGACGGCGCCGCGGCGGTGTTGCTGATGAGTCGCGAGAAGGCCGACGAGCTCGGGCTCAAGCCGCGGGCGCGGATCGTCGACCAGACGACGGTCGGCGTCGACCCCGTGATCATGCTGACCGGCCCGATCCCGGCGACCAAGCGGATCCTCGAGCGCAACGGGATGACGATCAACGACATCGACCTGATCGAGATCAACGAGGCGTTCGCGTCGGTCGTCGCCGCCTGGCGCCGCGAGCTCGAGCCGGACATGGACCGCGTCAACGTGAACGGCGGTGCGATCGCGCTCGGCCATCCGCTTGGCTCGACCGGTGCGCGGCTCATCACCACGCTTCTCCACGAGCTCGAGCGCCGCGACGCCGAGATCGGTTTCGTGACCATGTGCTGCGGTGGCGGGCTCGGCACCGCGACGCTGATCCAGCGCGTCTAG
- a CDS encoding 3-hydroxyacyl-CoA dehydrogenase family protein: MAAQQVQKLGIVGSGTIGAGLARAAADAGIEVLVWARSPERARERLKRDLPVTSELADLAGCDLVVESVAEELAVKRELLGRLDATLPGDTPIASTTSSLSVAELATASGRPERFGALHVFNPVEKMKLVELAFPAEASEETRALLKGVCDQLGKVAVEVPDVPGFVVNRLLFPYLFDAVRLLEETGLDPKSIDTCMKLGAGHPMGPLALLDFVGLDVSAAIGESIGVEIPQRVRDLIAQGRLGRKTKAGFYEYE, from the coding sequence TTGGCCGCGCAACAGGTGCAAAAGCTCGGCATCGTCGGGAGCGGAACCATCGGCGCCGGATTGGCACGAGCGGCGGCGGACGCCGGCATCGAGGTGCTGGTGTGGGCGCGCTCGCCCGAGCGGGCGCGCGAGCGACTCAAGCGCGACCTGCCGGTGACGAGCGAGCTCGCCGACCTCGCTGGCTGCGACCTGGTCGTGGAATCGGTAGCCGAGGAACTGGCCGTAAAGAGGGAGCTGCTCGGGCGCCTCGACGCGACGCTGCCCGGGGACACCCCCATCGCCAGCACGACCTCTTCGCTGTCGGTGGCCGAGCTCGCCACCGCCAGCGGCCGGCCGGAAAGGTTCGGCGCCCTCCACGTCTTCAATCCGGTAGAGAAGATGAAGCTCGTCGAGCTCGCGTTTCCTGCCGAGGCGAGCGAGGAGACGCGGGCGCTGCTCAAGGGTGTGTGCGATCAGCTCGGGAAGGTCGCGGTTGAGGTGCCCGACGTGCCCGGGTTCGTCGTCAACCGCCTGCTCTTCCCGTACCTCTTCGACGCCGTCCGCCTGCTCGAAGAGACCGGCCTCGACCCGAAGTCGATCGACACCTGCATGAAGCTCGGCGCCGGCCACCCGATGGGGCCGCTGGCGCTCCTCGACTTCGTCGGGCTCGACGTTTCGGCTGCGATCGGCGAATCGATCGGGGTCGAGATTCCGCAGCGGGTGCGCGACCTGATCGCCCAGGGTCGCCTCGGGCGCAAGACCAAGGCCGGTTTCTACGAGTACGAGTGA
- a CDS encoding multicopper oxidase domain-containing protein: MAAFAALLSLIIALFAIAKSSERRDAAIASAPSQTRAARATRGAQAHIRYESFKRVDPTLPSVPPGAVKVFRVGVTQHVVKVAPNLPPTEVWSYTVNGRSYPGTGASPPIVVNQGDRVRIEFTNGGGRTMHVTMPHSIDCHSAEVAPSRHYVDVAPGKTKVIAFTAKHPGVFMYHCATQPVLWHVGNGMAGMMVVRPRGLAPVDRELWVTQQEHYLGKPGAPGDLAQMGARNPDVVAFNGYANQYKQAPITVRRGERIRMWVLNGGPNRWSAFHVIGTVFDRAVVENTVFRSSQTINLAPSQGGYVEFTLDEEGAYPFVDHSFADAARGAVGVLQTAGAAETSVRSHGERASSRAARSSALGRGKVAVELGEMYVRPAAHTVKAGRVTFVVRNAGQAMHRFAVGRAPLPMKGAEPSPAAALARGRMLGSCATERVTVTLRPGRYVLWCLVPGHYLAGQRTTIEVVR, translated from the coding sequence TTGGCGGCCTTCGCGGCTCTCCTGAGCCTGATCATCGCGCTCTTCGCGATCGCGAAAAGCAGCGAGCGTCGCGACGCCGCGATCGCATCGGCACCGTCTCAGACGCGAGCGGCGCGCGCGACTCGAGGAGCGCAAGCACACATCCGCTACGAGAGCTTCAAGCGCGTAGACCCAACGTTGCCGTCCGTCCCGCCCGGTGCCGTGAAGGTGTTTCGCGTCGGCGTCACCCAGCACGTCGTGAAGGTGGCGCCGAACCTGCCCCCGACCGAGGTGTGGAGTTACACGGTCAACGGTCGTAGCTATCCGGGGACGGGGGCATCGCCACCGATCGTCGTCAACCAGGGCGATCGCGTGCGGATCGAGTTCACGAACGGCGGCGGTCGCACCATGCACGTGACGATGCCGCACTCGATCGACTGCCACTCGGCCGAGGTGGCGCCGAGTCGTCACTACGTCGACGTCGCGCCGGGCAAGACAAAGGTCATCGCGTTCACTGCCAAGCACCCCGGTGTGTTCATGTATCACTGTGCCACCCAGCCCGTTCTCTGGCACGTGGGCAACGGGATGGCGGGCATGATGGTGGTGAGGCCGCGTGGTCTGGCCCCGGTCGACCGCGAGCTGTGGGTGACGCAGCAGGAGCACTACCTCGGCAAGCCGGGCGCCCCTGGCGATCTCGCGCAGATGGGCGCCCGTAATCCCGACGTCGTCGCCTTCAACGGTTACGCCAACCAGTACAAGCAGGCGCCGATCACCGTTCGGCGCGGCGAGCGGATCCGGATGTGGGTTCTCAACGGGGGTCCGAACCGCTGGAGCGCGTTCCACGTGATCGGGACGGTGTTCGATCGCGCGGTCGTCGAGAACACCGTTTTCCGCTCGAGCCAGACCATCAACCTCGCGCCCTCGCAAGGCGGGTACGTGGAGTTCACGCTCGACGAGGAAGGTGCCTACCCGTTCGTCGACCACTCGTTCGCTGACGCGGCGCGGGGTGCTGTCGGCGTCCTGCAGACCGCCGGCGCAGCGGAGACGAGCGTCCGCTCACACGGTGAGCGCGCCAGCTCGCGAGCAGCCCGGTCGAGCGCGCTCGGCCGCGGCAAGGTTGCGGTCGAACTCGGCGAGATGTACGTGCGCCCGGCAGCCCATACGGTGAAGGCCGGCCGCGTGACCTTCGTGGTCCGCAACGCCGGGCAAGCGATGCATCGCTTCGCTGTCGGCCGTGCCCCTCTTCCGATGAAGGGGGCCGAGCCGTCGCCCGCTGCCGCCCTGGCGCGCGGCAGGATGCTGGGGTCCTGCGCCACGGAGCGGGTGACGGTCACCCTGCGACCGGGTCGCTACGTGCTCTGGTGTCTCGTCCCCGGCCACTATCTGGCCGGACAGAGGACGACGATCGAAGTGGTGCGCTAG
- a CDS encoding LysR substrate-binding domain-containing protein encodes MARLHDEGGPLVELFVANSQIVRRLGADGSADIGVAARRPGATPNPSVEEREICPDELVCAVARAHPWALRGTIALAERIAAAAARAQAVGTDVDTPPAT; translated from the coding sequence CTGGCGCGGCTGCACGACGAGGGGGGACCGCTCGTCGAGCTCTTCGTTGCGAACAGTCAAATCGTGCGGCGCCTCGGAGCCGACGGGAGTGCCGATATCGGTGTCGCGGCGCGGCGCCCCGGCGCCACCCCCAACCCTTCCGTCGAAGAACGCGAGATCTGTCCCGACGAGCTTGTGTGTGCGGTGGCGCGCGCTCATCCGTGGGCCCTGCGGGGCACGATCGCTCTCGCCGAGCGCATAGCTGCAGCAGCGGCTCGAGCGCAAGCGGTCGGAACGGATGTCGACACGCCGCCTGCGACTTGA